A stretch of Kryptolebias marmoratus isolate JLee-2015 linkage group LG24, ASM164957v2, whole genome shotgun sequence DNA encodes these proteins:
- the tnfaip8l1 gene encoding tumor necrosis factor alpha-induced protein 8-like protein 1, with translation MDSFSTKSLALQAQKKLMSKMATKSVANLFIDDTSSEVLDELYRVTKEYTRNRKESQKIIKNLIKMVVKLGVLYRNNQFNGEELILVENFRKKVHTLAMTAVSFHQIEFTFDRRVMSAILNDCRELLHQAIKRHLTAKSHSRVNHVFNHFADSDFLAALYGPSEVYRAHLQRICNGLNKMLDDGNL, from the exons ATGGACTCCTTCAGCACCAAGAGCCTGGCCCTCCAGGCGCAGAAGAAGCTGATGAGCAAGATGGCCACCAAGAGCGTGGCCAACCTGTTCATCGACGACACCAGCAGCGAGGTGCTGGACGAGCTGTACCGCGTCACCAAGGAGTACACGCGCAACCGCAAAGAGTCCCAGAAGATCATCAAAAACCTGATCAAGATGGTGGTGAAGCTGGGCGTGCTCTACAGGAACAACCAGTTCAACGGCGAGGAGCTGATCCTGGTGGAGAACTTCAG GAAGAAAGTCCACACTCTGGCCATGACGGCGGTCAGCTTCCACCAGATCGAGTTCACCTTCGACCGGCGCGTCATGAGCGCCATTCTGAACGACTGCCGCGAACTCCTGCACCAGGCCATCAAGCGCCACCTGACGGCCAAGAGCCACTCGCGGGTCAACCACGTCTTCAACCACTTCGCCGACTCCGACTTCCTGGCGGCTCTGTACGGGCCCTCCGAGGTTTATCGAGCCCACCTGCAGAGGATCTGTAACGGGCTCAATAAGATGCTCGACGACGGGAACCTCTGA
- the LOC108230633 gene encoding uncharacterized protein LOC108230633 has protein sequence MFSDSRATAPGEQRGFKPHAPHFIPWLRNSLKAQHSGGDLGLNGPCKSSSEARNALTPLERAKGIGFFSIQGKDRARKGELRCNGIGMLPVVLRGHHILPGSLGKQKEGPARWNKTKERDPNTQLGPEEGLGDSSSTTLDNHNFVKNHSSKPSPRQVQNDTTSVRKYGPLVGPPPTPVPMLLAERPSCEVPVVVCEEDGEGKVWDYSSHTTYRKRDLHSSGWLSSDRQHGFASSFSYVNKHSRSSQSQRDLREPSAEAFNGPLNGLLFSTEIPHRGLSCTTQSLRGLRKPRPSSEHIAVLGQNRTQAQQHRPNTEADPQRKEAGFTRKVVRNQIKRVMDNLEQVLTSLRDIQQEMKEVVQQIDYLTSTIDLDEEEQWRTGGGAKPPSDSSYSSGSSSAEVAVGRAHQRPPEAENSSGTMESCGLVSRDHHSRSQSPQDAQPTSVSSGFLSERSQTLRLTCGSVSSLRKGRQQLRPDNLPPSDPPQTQNLPTYDHVPSPKRSVPARPPTPGLSPLTVNLHHPGSPGLQPHSPGGSSSIRISAVSPPSPLSPKPYPPPALSPSVIIETKVGSNQTPQSDFPSAGLAGLLSPSLSHPQSKSCPPTNSETQTSSLEDRERRASSAGPSHVCTASAGPTKPPTAQGRRGRKPPPYPHSRLSEPTKKVKEPRKAPPYPEKRRLLSTTV, from the exons ATGTTCTCCGACAGCCGCGCCACGGCGCCCGGGGAGCAGAGGGGCTTCAAGCCACACGCCCCTCACTTCATCCCATGGCTGCGCAACAGTCTGAAGGCTCAGCATAGCGGCGGTGACCTGGGCCTCAACGGGCCGTGCAAATCCAGCTCTGAGGCCCGCAACGCCCTGACCCCGCTGGAGAGAGCCAAGGGCATTGGGTTCTTCTCCATCCAGGGGAAGGACCGGGCGAGGAAGGGGGAACTCAGATGTAACGGCATTGGGATGCTGCCAGTGGTGCTGAGGGGGCACCACATCCTGCCAGGGAGTCTGGGGAAGCAGAAGGAGGGTCCTGCCAGGTGGAACAAGACTAAAGAGCGGGACCCCAACACACAGCTCGGCCCAGAGGAGGGACTGGGGGACAGTTCTTCCACCACTTTGGACAACCACAACTTTGTAAAGAACCACAGCAGCAAACCGAGCCCCCGCCAGGTGCAGAACGACACGACCTCAGTCAGGAAATACGGGCCTTTAGTGGGACCCCCTCCAACTCCGGTCCCCATGCTGCTGGCCGAGAGGCCCAGCTGTGAGGTGCCTGTTGTGGTGTGTGAGGAAGACGGGGAGGGGAAGGTGTGGGACTACAGCAGCCACACCACCTACCGAAAGAGAGACCTGCATTCATCCGGCTGGCTGAGCTCAGACAGGCAGCACGGCTTCGCCTCCAGCTTCAGCTACgtcaacaaacacagcaggagcTCACAGAGTCAGAGGGACCTGAGGGAGCCCTCGGCGGAGGCCTTCAACGGGCCCCTGAACGGACTCCTCTTCTCCACCGAGATCCCCCACAGGGGCCTAAGCTGCACCACTCAATCTCTGAGAGGCCTGAGAAAACCCAGACCGAGCTCGGAGCACATCGCGGTCCTGGGTCAGAACCGAACACAGGCGCAGCAGCACAGACCAAACACTGAGGCAGACCCCCAGAGGAAGGAAGCAGGGTTCACGAGAAAGGTGGTCCGAAATCAGATCAAACGAGTGATGGACAACCTGGAACAGGTCCTCACCTCACTGAGGGACATCCAGCAGGAAATGAAAGAG GTGGTGCAGCAGATTGACTATCTAACCTCCACTATTGATCTGgacgaggaggagcagtggAGGACTGGAGGAGGCGCGAAGCCTCCGAGCGACAGCAGCTACAGCTCAGGTTCCAGCTCTGCCGAAGTAGCAGTGGGTAGGGCCCATCAGAGGCCTCCAGAAGCTGAGAACTCGTCAGGAACCATGGAGTCGTGTGGCTTGGTCAGCAGAGATCATCACAGCAGAAGCCAGTCTCCACAGGATGCACAGCCGACCTCGGTTAGCTCGGGCTTTTTGTCAGAAAGGAGTCAGACTCTACGTTTAACTTGTGGTTCCGTGTCCTCCCTGAGAAAAGGCAGGCAGCAGCTTCGCCCAGACAACCTCCCCCCATCGGATCCACCTCAGACCCAGAACCTTCCCACTTACGATCACGTTCCGTCTCCCAAAAGAAGCGTCCCCGCCCGTCCTCCCACTCCTGGTCTTTCTCCTCTGACAGTGAACCTCCATCACCCCGGCAGCCCTGGCTTGCAGCCTCACTCCCCAGGGGGGTCCTCTTCCATCAGAATCAGCGCCgtctcccctccctcccctctgtCTCCAAAGCCTTATCCACCCCCCGCGCTCAGCCCGTCTGTCATCATAGAGACCAAAGTCGGGTCTAATCAGACCCCACAAAGCGATTTCCCATCTGCTGGTCTTGCTGGTCTGCTGTCACCATCGCTGAGCCACCCTCAGTCTAAAAGCTGCCCACCCACCAACTCAGAGACTCAAACCTCGTCCCTGGAGGACAGAGAGCGGCGAGCATCCTCAGCAGGACCCTCACACGTTTGCACCGCCTCTGCAGGCCCGACTAAGCCCCCCACAGCACAAGGCCGCAGAGGTCGCAAGCCCCCGCCTTACCCCCACAGCAGGCTCTCCGAGCCCACAAAGAAAGTGAAGGAGCCCCGCAAAGCTCCTCCGTACCCCGAGAAGAGAAGGCTGCTGTCAACCACAGTGTGA